The Rhodobium gokarnense genome includes a region encoding these proteins:
- a CDS encoding enoyl-CoA hydratase/isomerase, producing MTYETLKVTTEKNVCRIVFDRPEAGNALNDKLIAECAEVVARCSAEDSPVTVVILEGGPEVFCAGGDFEAVSDSGSAGDPAPLYDLWQALADGPFVTVSLVRGRVNAGGVGFLAASDIVIAKESARISLSELLFGLYPACVLPFLIRRIGRQRAHYMTLMTRPLSATEARDAGLVNVIAEDTERAFRQHLSRLALLKKPAIARYKAYLSGCRGEPAGDREAALAANREMFRDPEVLAGIRRYVTELKLPWED from the coding sequence ATGACCTACGAGACCCTGAAGGTCACGACGGAAAAAAACGTCTGCCGCATCGTCTTCGACCGGCCTGAAGCCGGCAACGCCCTCAACGACAAGCTGATCGCGGAATGCGCCGAAGTCGTCGCTCGGTGTTCCGCGGAGGACAGCCCCGTCACCGTGGTCATCCTGGAGGGCGGGCCCGAGGTCTTCTGCGCCGGCGGCGATTTCGAGGCGGTGTCGGACAGCGGTTCGGCCGGCGATCCCGCCCCGCTCTACGATCTCTGGCAGGCGCTCGCCGACGGGCCGTTTGTCACCGTCAGCCTGGTGCGAGGGCGGGTCAATGCCGGCGGCGTCGGCTTCCTCGCCGCCTCCGACATCGTCATTGCCAAGGAGAGCGCCCGGATAAGCCTCTCCGAACTTCTCTTCGGGCTCTATCCGGCCTGCGTTCTCCCCTTCCTCATCCGCCGCATCGGCCGCCAGCGCGCCCACTACATGACGCTGATGACGCGGCCACTCAGTGCAACGGAAGCGCGCGATGCCGGCCTCGTCAACGTCATCGCCGAGGACACTGAGCGCGCCTTCCGCCAGCATCTGTCCCGACTGGCGCTCCTGAAGAAACCGGCAATCGCCCGCTACAAGGCCTATCTTTCCGGCTGCCGGGGCGAGCCCGCCGGCGACCGGGAGGCAGCGCTTGCCGCCAATCGCGAGATGTTCCGGGATCCGGAGGTACTCGCCGGCATCCGGCGCTACGTCACCGAGCTGAAGCTTCCCTGGGAAGACTGA
- the asnB gene encoding asparagine synthase (glutamine-hydrolyzing) yields MCGIAGILKPNRPAEALGHDIKGMLSRIAHRGPDGYGTLIDDGFAMGTVRLAILDPAGGAQPFGDPSGRYWLCYNGEIYNYRELRTTLEARGFSFRTACDTEVVLAAWIAWGPDCLARFNGGFAFALYDAETGELFLARDRFGKRPLFYAIRGDTVLFASEMKAFLAVPGFSFEQDPDQLSAILAQWTPLPEQSGFFGIKSLGMGAYLSVKDGALTPRAYDSLRFDIGPRVESEEEAIEAIRARLSRSVELRLRSDVEVGVYLSGGVDSAIVAALARDFASKPLSTFSVEFEDAEFDESAEQRLVADHLGTSHHAERIRHADIAAATPEAVFHAEVPAFRSAFVPMYLLSKRTKAEGIKVILSGEGADEAFLGYDLFKETLLRDAWRELPDETRRSRLAQLYPHLSHYGPEDIAAVTGLYAQFSKEKMPGLFSHELRFQNGQFSARLMKEKGDPFRAISELAANAPGFQRLSPVEKAQWLEYKTLLPGYLLSTQGERMSLAHGVENRCPFLDPEVFALATSVNLKFDDGFVEKRLLREAFRGRVPDAITDKRKFPYRAPDAAAFAAERPDYLELVLSADELAKVPFLEPKFASRLAQKVLTKPASEISTKENQTFLYLLSIALLDRAFVRREGLSDPVLPPLDKAVDLTARQAEVSLPREASAR; encoded by the coding sequence ATGTGCGGCATTGCCGGCATATTGAAACCCAACCGACCGGCCGAGGCGCTCGGCCACGACATCAAGGGCATGCTCTCGCGCATCGCCCATCGCGGACCGGACGGCTACGGCACCCTCATCGACGACGGCTTCGCCATGGGCACCGTGCGCCTGGCGATCCTCGATCCGGCCGGCGGCGCCCAGCCCTTCGGCGATCCGAGCGGGCGCTACTGGCTCTGCTACAATGGCGAAATCTACAATTACCGGGAACTGCGGACGACGCTGGAAGCGCGCGGCTTTTCCTTCCGCACCGCATGCGACACCGAAGTGGTGCTTGCCGCCTGGATCGCCTGGGGGCCGGACTGCCTGGCGCGCTTCAATGGCGGCTTTGCCTTTGCGCTCTACGATGCCGAAACCGGCGAGTTGTTCCTTGCCCGCGACCGCTTCGGCAAGCGGCCGCTCTTTTACGCCATTCGCGGCGACACGGTGCTGTTCGCCTCGGAGATGAAGGCATTCCTCGCTGTTCCCGGCTTTTCCTTCGAGCAGGACCCCGACCAGCTCTCCGCCATCCTTGCCCAATGGACGCCGCTGCCGGAGCAGTCCGGCTTCTTCGGCATCAAGAGCCTCGGCATGGGGGCGTATCTCTCCGTCAAGGACGGGGCGCTCACCCCCCGCGCCTACGACAGCTTGCGCTTCGACATCGGGCCGCGGGTAGAGAGCGAAGAAGAGGCGATCGAGGCGATCCGCGCGCGGCTGTCGCGCAGCGTGGAATTGCGCCTGCGCAGCGACGTGGAGGTCGGCGTCTATCTCAGCGGCGGCGTCGACTCGGCGATCGTCGCGGCGCTCGCCCGGGATTTCGCCTCCAAGCCGCTTTCGACCTTTTCCGTCGAATTCGAGGACGCCGAGTTTGACGAATCCGCCGAGCAGCGGCTCGTCGCCGACCATCTCGGCACCAGCCATCATGCCGAACGCATCCGCCATGCGGATATCGCCGCGGCAACGCCGGAGGCGGTCTTTCATGCCGAGGTTCCTGCCTTCCGCAGCGCCTTCGTGCCGATGTATCTGCTCTCCAAGCGCACGAAGGCCGAAGGCATCAAGGTCATCCTCAGCGGCGAAGGGGCGGACGAGGCGTTCCTCGGCTACGACCTCTTCAAGGAGACGCTCTTACGCGACGCCTGGCGCGAGCTGCCGGACGAGACCCGCCGGTCGCGGCTGGCGCAGCTCTATCCGCATCTCTCCCATTACGGGCCGGAGGATATCGCGGCTGTCACCGGGCTCTACGCGCAGTTTTCCAAGGAAAAGATGCCGGGCCTCTTTTCCCACGAGCTCAGGTTCCAGAACGGTCAGTTCTCCGCACGCCTGATGAAGGAAAAAGGCGATCCGTTCCGGGCGATCTCCGAACTCGCCGCCAATGCCCCCGGCTTTCAGCGCCTTTCGCCGGTCGAAAAGGCCCAGTGGCTGGAATACAAGACCCTCCTTCCGGGCTATCTCCTCTCCACCCAGGGCGAGCGGATGAGCCTTGCCCACGGGGTGGAGAACCGCTGCCCGTTCCTCGACCCGGAGGTCTTTGCCCTCGCCACCTCCGTGAACCTGAAATTCGACGACGGTTTTGTCGAAAAGCGGCTTTTGCGCGAGGCGTTCCGGGGCCGGGTGCCGGATGCGATCACCGACAAGCGCAAATTCCCCTACCGGGCGCCGGACGCGGCCGCCTTTGCGGCCGAACGGCCGGACTATCTGGAGCTGGTGCTGAGCGCCGACGAGCTCGCCAAGGTACCGTTCCTGGAGCCGAAATTCGCCTCACGACTGGCGCAAAAAGTGCTGACCAAGCCGGCCTCGGAGATCAGCACCAAGGAAAACCAGACCTTCCTCTATCTTCTCTCCATCGCGCTCCTCGACCGGGCGTTCGTGCGGCGCGAAGGGCTATCGGACCCGGTGCTGCCGCCGCTCGACAAGGCGGTCGACCTGACGGCGCGCCAGGCCGAGGTCAGTCTTCCCAGGGAAGCTTCAGCTCGGTGA
- a CDS encoding acyl carrier protein, with amino-acid sequence MSRIRDFIEEQFLIEFDETFPESSDLFKEGVMDSFGYIQLIRFLETEYGIKFSEKEMTGGVMVSLTQIEATVAEKVSQRGAASA; translated from the coding sequence ATGAGCAGGATTCGCGACTTCATCGAGGAGCAGTTTCTGATCGAGTTCGACGAGACCTTTCCGGAGAGCTCCGACCTCTTCAAGGAAGGCGTCATGGACTCCTTCGGCTACATCCAGCTCATCCGCTTCCTGGAGACAGAATACGGTATCAAATTCTCCGAAAAGGAGATGACCGGCGGCGTCATGGTCAGCCTGACGCAGATCGAGGCGACTGTAGCCGAAAAGGTGTCGCAACGCGGCGCCGCCAGCGCCTGA